The following proteins come from a genomic window of Acinonyx jubatus isolate Ajub_Pintada_27869175 chromosome C1, VMU_Ajub_asm_v1.0, whole genome shotgun sequence:
- the SEPTIN2 gene encoding septin-2 isoform X5, translating into MVVGQVMTMFSFSSKGESGLGKSTLINSLFLTDLYPERIIPGAAEKIERTVQIEASTVEIEERGVKLRLTVVDTPGYGDAINCRDCFKTIIAYIDEQFERYLHDESGLNRRHIVDNRVHCCFYFISPFGHGLKPLDVAFMKAIHNKVNIVPVIAKADTLTLKERERLKKRILDEIEEHNIKIYHLPDAESDEDEDFKEQTRLLKASIPFSVVGSNQLIEAKGKKVRGRLYPWGVVEVENPEHNDFLKLRTMLITHMQDLQEVTQDLHYENFRSERLKRGGRKVDNEDMNKDQILLEKEAELRRMQEMIARMQAQMQLQLQGGDGDGGAHGHHV; encoded by the exons GTCAAGTCAtgacaatgttttcattttcatctaaaGGTGAATCGGGTCTAGGAAAATCGACTCTCATAAACAGCCTGTTCCTGACCGATCTCTACCCAGAAAGAATCATACCTGGAGCCGCAG agaaaattgAAAGAACTGTCCAGATCGAGGCTTCGACCGTGGAGATTGAAGAGCGAGGGGTCAAGCTGCGCCTGACAGTGGTGGACACGCCCGGCTACGGGGACGCCATCAACTGCAGGGATTG TTTTAAGACCATCATCGCCTACATTGATGAGCAGTTCGAACGGTACCTGCATGACGAGAGCGGCTTGAACAGGCGGCACATCGTTGACAACAGGGTGCACTGCTGCTTTTACTTCATCTCCCCTTTCGGCCACGG ACTGAAGCCCTTAGATGTTGCATTTATGAAGGCGATACACAACAAGGTGAACATTGTGCCTGTCATTGCCAAAGCCGACACCCTCACACTGAAGGAGCGGGAGCGCTTGAAGAAAAGG ATTCTGGATGAAATTGAGGAACATAATATCAAAATCTATCACTTACCCGATGCAGAATCCGATGAAGATGAGGATTTTAAAGAGCAGACTAGACTTCTCAAG GCCAGTATCCCATTCTCCGTGGTCGGGTCCAATCAGTTGATTGAAGCCAAGGGCAAGAAGGTCAGAGGCCGTCTCTACCCGTGGGGCGTTGTGGAGGTGGAGAACCCGGAGCACAATGACTTTCTGAAGCTGCGGACGATGCTCAT CACCCACATGCAGGATCTCCAGGAGGTGACCCAGGACCTGCATTATGAAAACTTCCGTTCCGAGAGGCTCAAGAGAGGTGGCAG AAAAGTGGACAATGAGGACATGAATAAAGACCAGATCCTGCTGGAGAAGGAAGCTGAG CTCCGCCGCATGCAGGAGATGATCGCCAGGATGCAGGCGCAGATGCAGCTGCAGCTGCAGGGCGGGGACGGCGACGGTGGGGCCCACGGGCACCACGTGTAA
- the SEPTIN2 gene encoding septin-2 isoform X6, producing the protein MVVGESGLGKSTLINSLFLTDLYPERIIPGAAEKIERTVQIEASTVEIEERGVKLRLTVVDTPGYGDAINCRDCFKTIIAYIDEQFERYLHDESGLNRRHIVDNRVHCCFYFISPFGHGLKPLDVAFMKAIHNKVNIVPVIAKADTLTLKERERLKKRILDEIEEHNIKIYHLPDAESDEDEDFKEQTRLLKASIPFSVVGSNQLIEAKGKKVRGRLYPWGVVEVENPEHNDFLKLRTMLITHMQDLQEVTQDLHYENFRSERLKRGGRKVDNEDMNKDQILLEKEAELRRMQEMIARMQAQMQLQLQGGDGDGGAHGHHV; encoded by the exons GTGAATCGGGTCTAGGAAAATCGACTCTCATAAACAGCCTGTTCCTGACCGATCTCTACCCAGAAAGAATCATACCTGGAGCCGCAG agaaaattgAAAGAACTGTCCAGATCGAGGCTTCGACCGTGGAGATTGAAGAGCGAGGGGTCAAGCTGCGCCTGACAGTGGTGGACACGCCCGGCTACGGGGACGCCATCAACTGCAGGGATTG TTTTAAGACCATCATCGCCTACATTGATGAGCAGTTCGAACGGTACCTGCATGACGAGAGCGGCTTGAACAGGCGGCACATCGTTGACAACAGGGTGCACTGCTGCTTTTACTTCATCTCCCCTTTCGGCCACGG ACTGAAGCCCTTAGATGTTGCATTTATGAAGGCGATACACAACAAGGTGAACATTGTGCCTGTCATTGCCAAAGCCGACACCCTCACACTGAAGGAGCGGGAGCGCTTGAAGAAAAGG ATTCTGGATGAAATTGAGGAACATAATATCAAAATCTATCACTTACCCGATGCAGAATCCGATGAAGATGAGGATTTTAAAGAGCAGACTAGACTTCTCAAG GCCAGTATCCCATTCTCCGTGGTCGGGTCCAATCAGTTGATTGAAGCCAAGGGCAAGAAGGTCAGAGGCCGTCTCTACCCGTGGGGCGTTGTGGAGGTGGAGAACCCGGAGCACAATGACTTTCTGAAGCTGCGGACGATGCTCAT CACCCACATGCAGGATCTCCAGGAGGTGACCCAGGACCTGCATTATGAAAACTTCCGTTCCGAGAGGCTCAAGAGAGGTGGCAG AAAAGTGGACAATGAGGACATGAATAAAGACCAGATCCTGCTGGAGAAGGAAGCTGAG CTCCGCCGCATGCAGGAGATGATCGCCAGGATGCAGGCGCAGATGCAGCTGCAGCTGCAGGGCGGGGACGGCGACGGTGGGGCCCACGGGCACCACGTGTAA